A single window of Syntrophus aciditrophicus SB DNA harbors:
- a CDS encoding DNA polymerase Y family protein, protein MSDFLFSLHSWPQAILHIDGDAFFTSCEEAIHPELRGKPIIAGGERGIVACASYAAKKQGVMRGVPLHQARKMCPGLVILPSDYETYSLFSRRMFNVMRRFTPQVEEYSIDEAFADITGMRRPLRASYETIAVNIKNEIARELGITVSVGLSITKVLAKVASKHRKPNGFTCIPGKSIAIYLEHLPVEKIWGIGHATASYLHKMGVRTALEFARLPEVLVKKRFTKPGVEIWRELRGDSVYPVCAEEKSLYASISKTKTFSPASGDADYLFAHLMRNLESACIKARRYHLAASRIAAFLKRNDFSYAGREIRLNRPSVYPLELSIALRNLFIDVYRPGTLYRSTGIVLLELSGDSGTQYTLFDDVVRADRVRDIYRVTDEVGAKYGKHSLHLGASHFIELLGRGKRGEPTARERTRFLGETGRRHINLPLLHLKV, encoded by the coding sequence GTGAGCGACTTCCTGTTCAGTCTGCATTCATGGCCGCAGGCGATTCTTCACATCGACGGCGATGCCTTCTTTACATCCTGCGAAGAGGCCATTCACCCCGAACTTCGGGGGAAGCCGATTATCGCCGGCGGAGAGCGCGGAATTGTCGCCTGTGCCAGTTATGCCGCGAAAAAACAAGGCGTCATGCGTGGCGTCCCCCTCCATCAGGCCCGGAAGATGTGCCCCGGACTGGTGATTCTTCCCTCGGACTATGAAACGTACAGCCTGTTCTCCCGACGGATGTTCAACGTGATGCGGCGCTTTACTCCGCAGGTGGAAGAGTACTCCATTGACGAAGCCTTTGCCGATATCACCGGGATGCGTCGACCCTTGCGGGCTTCCTATGAAACGATCGCAGTCAACATCAAAAACGAGATTGCGAGAGAGCTGGGCATCACCGTCTCCGTTGGCCTGAGCATCACCAAGGTGCTGGCCAAGGTGGCCTCGAAACACAGGAAACCCAACGGATTTACATGCATTCCCGGCAAAAGCATTGCGATATACCTTGAACACCTCCCCGTGGAAAAGATATGGGGGATCGGCCATGCCACCGCCAGTTATCTCCATAAAATGGGGGTCCGAACCGCCCTGGAATTTGCCCGGCTGCCGGAAGTTCTCGTCAAAAAGCGCTTTACAAAACCCGGCGTTGAAATCTGGCGGGAGCTTCGGGGCGACTCCGTTTATCCGGTATGCGCGGAAGAAAAGAGTCTCTACGCTTCCATCAGCAAAACAAAAACCTTTTCCCCGGCAAGCGGCGATGCGGACTACCTGTTCGCCCATCTGATGCGGAATCTTGAGTCCGCCTGCATCAAGGCCCGGAGGTATCATCTGGCGGCAAGCCGGATTGCGGCCTTCCTGAAAAGAAACGATTTCAGCTATGCAGGTCGGGAGATCCGTCTGAATCGCCCTTCCGTTTATCCTCTGGAACTGTCGATCGCCCTGCGGAACCTCTTTATCGATGTGTACCGCCCGGGCACACTCTATAGGTCCACGGGAATCGTTCTCCTGGAACTTTCAGGAGATTCAGGCACCCAATACACCCTTTTTGACGATGTCGTAAGAGCGGATAGGGTGCGCGATATCTACAGGGTCACGGATGAAGTCGGTGCAAAATACGGCAAGCACAGCCTTCACCTGGGGGCGTCTCATTTCATCGAGCTGCTGGGAAGAGGAAAGCGGGGCGAACCCACTGCCAGGGAAAGGACGCGTTTCCTGGGAGAAACCGGACGCAGACACATCAATCTTCCCCTTCTGCATCTGAAGGTATAG
- a CDS encoding HD domain-containing protein produces MRSYDLTDFLTTSALLNYQLSAKQLNWGSIMTVVLEGKQIADHDQEILLNVFDYLSKVYGKMKRALGPLSVLHPLRATALLSHASKEVALLDVITCLLHDTFEDFKPSQFKDSDWIKLDNTFQAFLSELPEDHQKRLKQQLQWLTKEPSETYYHYIGRLLDQAGETSEVVRVKLADRLDNTFDMRIELQDPLLGVDFFEIIFQMAFTNTCRGYRPDRPHQPTVIMNGADRLYQLFKNIVLMSLIRQKKAGAGDPVTQELFEALAKASMKEAQRIALHVFGYHEPDVAKFRKLLMETMVYSQSGGFDTVTLPNEASRLNGLLMTVFDQPKREARKKQLVALYRDKAFMIQVAISFVIIFLNFLNDPDYFIHGISANGVRPES; encoded by the coding sequence ATGCGATCCTATGATTTAACGGACTTTCTCACAACCTCCGCACTGCTGAACTACCAGTTGAGCGCCAAACAGTTGAACTGGGGCAGTATTATGACGGTTGTCCTGGAGGGAAAACAGATCGCTGATCACGACCAGGAGATATTGCTTAATGTGTTCGACTATCTGAGCAAAGTCTATGGGAAAATGAAAAGGGCTCTGGGGCCTTTGTCCGTTCTGCACCCTCTCAGGGCCACTGCGCTGCTGAGCCATGCATCGAAAGAAGTCGCCTTGCTGGATGTGATCACCTGCCTCCTTCACGATACTTTTGAGGATTTTAAACCCTCCCAGTTCAAGGATTCGGACTGGATCAAACTGGACAATACATTTCAGGCTTTTTTGTCGGAATTGCCTGAAGACCACCAGAAGCGTCTGAAACAACAGCTGCAATGGTTGACCAAAGAGCCTTCGGAAACCTACTATCACTATATCGGTCGTTTGCTTGATCAAGCCGGAGAGACGTCTGAGGTGGTAAGGGTCAAGCTTGCCGACCGCCTGGACAACACGTTCGACATGCGCATTGAGTTGCAGGATCCTCTGCTGGGCGTGGACTTTTTCGAAATCATCTTTCAGATGGCTTTCACCAACACTTGCAGGGGGTATCGACCGGACAGGCCTCATCAGCCCACGGTGATCATGAACGGCGCGGATCGCCTCTACCAGCTCTTTAAAAATATCGTGTTGATGTCACTCATCCGGCAGAAAAAAGCGGGAGCCGGAGATCCCGTGACGCAGGAGCTCTTTGAAGCCCTCGCAAAGGCCAGCATGAAGGAAGCGCAGAGAATTGCCCTGCATGTCTTTGGATACCATGAACCGGATGTTGCAAAGTTCCGGAAACTTCTCATGGAAACGATGGTTTATTCTCAATCGGGGGGATTTGATACGGTAACGCTTCCCAATGAAGCGTCCCGTCTGAATGGACTGCTCATGACCGTATTCGATCAACCGAAGCGCGAAGCCCGCAAGAAGCAGCTCGTGGCCTTATACAGGGACAAGGCGTTTATGATTCAGGTGGCCATCTCCTTTGTAATCATCTTTCTGAACTTCCTCAATGACCCCGATTATTTCATTCACGGCATCAGCGCCAATGGAGTTCGTCCGGAATCCT
- a CDS encoding GNAT family N-acetyltransferase: MADEIEIKELSLEYYPEIVEIHRAIMKGKVSPSWMKSIKRHLREKDVGGYVALKDGKVAGIIIGQIQGPSFGLEKSGWVTVVEAHPQFMGSGVGRALVESIFQYFREKGVKDIHTAVKWDAVDMLSFFIAAGFGRSAFINLRIKLDDVIPD, translated from the coding sequence ATGGCAGATGAAATCGAGATCAAAGAACTTTCCCTCGAATATTATCCTGAAATTGTGGAGATTCATCGGGCGATCATGAAGGGCAAGGTCTCCCCGTCCTGGATGAAGAGTATTAAACGCCATCTCCGGGAAAAGGATGTTGGCGGCTATGTGGCACTGAAGGACGGCAAGGTGGCAGGAATTATCATTGGCCAGATCCAGGGGCCGAGCTTCGGATTGGAAAAGAGTGGGTGGGTCACTGTTGTCGAGGCTCATCCCCAATTCATGGGGAGCGGCGTAGGCAGAGCCCTTGTGGAAAGCATCTTTCAATACTTCAGAGAAAAGGGCGTGAAGGATATTCACACCGCAGTCAAATGGGATGCGGTGGATATGCTGTCTTTTTTCATAGCCGCGGGATTCGGCCGCTCTGCATTCATCAATCTGCGCATAAAGCTTGATGACGTGATTCCGGACTGA